From one Nitrososphaerales archaeon genomic stretch:
- the dnaJ gene encoding molecular chaperone DnaJ, producing MSQRDYYDILGVPRNAGKDEIKQAYRKLALKYHPDRNKSPDAEEKFKEISEAYAILSDDEKRRVYDMYGHEGVRGRYTAEDLFRGAEFNFDEIFKDLGFDFAGTGGFRSIFDVFFGREPFGGFGFGGRRKGEDIVYDATITLEDVLHGKQLEIEVPKVGRCDNCNGSGAMPGTKPRICSICNGQGQVKHVLEQSRFKTFVSIEPCRTCHGKGSIIDRPCNVCNGKGEIRKPKKVRIKIPPGIEDGNAIRVPGEGESLAGGSSGDLYVRINVKPHELFQRSNSDLIYDLKLNFAQLALGTEVRVPTLEDNVSLKIPQGTQPNTILRIKGKGLPKYNGHGRGDELVRVSVKVPTKLTDRQKSLLKELDKEFGDV from the coding sequence ATGAGCCAACGCGATTATTATGACATCCTTGGAGTACCAAGAAACGCGGGCAAGGATGAAATCAAGCAAGCTTACAGAAAACTTGCATTGAAATATCATCCTGATAGAAACAAGTCACCTGACGCAGAAGAGAAGTTCAAGGAGATTTCAGAGGCATACGCTATCTTGTCTGACGATGAAAAGAGGCGTGTTTATGACATGTATGGACATGAGGGTGTTAGAGGCAGATATACAGCAGAGGATCTATTTAGAGGAGCAGAGTTCAATTTCGATGAAATATTCAAGGATCTTGGATTTGATTTTGCGGGTACTGGGGGTTTCAGAAGCATATTCGATGTATTTTTTGGAAGAGAACCCTTCGGAGGATTTGGTTTTGGAGGTAGAAGGAAGGGGGAGGATATCGTTTATGATGCAACAATAACACTTGAGGACGTTCTGCATGGAAAGCAGCTAGAGATAGAGGTTCCAAAGGTTGGAAGATGCGACAATTGTAATGGTTCAGGAGCTATGCCCGGTACTAAGCCTAGGATATGCAGCATATGCAACGGTCAGGGGCAGGTTAAGCATGTACTGGAGCAGTCAAGGTTCAAGACATTTGTTTCGATAGAGCCATGTAGAACATGTCATGGGAAGGGCAGCATAATAGATCGACCATGCAATGTGTGTAATGGCAAAGGAGAGATTAGAAAACCAAAGAAAGTTAGGATCAAGATACCTCCAGGAATAGAAGATGGTAATGCCATAAGAGTTCCTGGGGAAGGCGAATCGCTTGCTGGAGGCTCTAGTGGAGATCTCTACGTGCGTATAAACGTCAAACCGCATGAACTTTTTCAACGTTCTAACAGTGATCTAATTTATGATCTCAAACTTAACTTTGCGCAGCTCGCTTTAGGAACGGAAGTTCGTGTGCCTACACTCGAGGATAATGTCTCATTGAAAATCCCGCAGGGAACGCAACCGAATACAATCTTAAGGATAAAGGGAAAAGGTTTACCGAAATATAATGGCCATGGAAGGGGAGATGAATTGGTTAGGGTTAGTGTGAAGGTTCCAACAAAATTGACTGATCGGCAGAAATCGTTACTGAAAGAATTGGATAAAGAATTTGGAGACGTGTAA